A section of the Bacillus sp. HSf4 genome encodes:
- a CDS encoding iron ABC transporter permease, translating into MNKWTDHTKKHRGKPAAVLLLLLICLAVLAVLNLAIGDENIPLFAVLKALVGQGDPGVRFMVMEFRMPRIILAVLAGAALAIAGAIVQSLLRNPLAASDTLGITGGAGLGAVIVTVLFAQQTPLFLTGAAFLGSILAAVLVYVLAYRNGIAPVRLALVGIAVNAFCHSGIQLLISRASPNVSSALIWLNGSLWGRSWDHVLDLFIWCCLLIPPVWLAAKPLDIMKSGDGVAASLGISLERTRGLLLAAAVTLTAAAVTAVGTIGFIGLMAPHIGRKLAGHESRILLPASGLIGGIILLAADAVGRGLIPPLEIPAGLIAAVVGGPYFIYLLRREAKRGRK; encoded by the coding sequence ATGAACAAATGGACAGACCACACAAAAAAACACCGGGGGAAACCGGCGGCGGTCCTGCTCCTCCTTTTGATTTGCCTGGCTGTGCTCGCTGTGTTGAATTTGGCGATCGGCGATGAGAACATCCCGCTTTTCGCCGTGCTTAAAGCATTGGTTGGGCAAGGCGATCCCGGCGTTCGGTTTATGGTAATGGAATTCAGAATGCCGAGAATCATCCTGGCCGTCCTGGCAGGCGCCGCTTTAGCCATTGCTGGAGCGATCGTTCAGTCGCTGCTGAGAAACCCGCTCGCAGCATCAGACACGCTTGGCATTACCGGGGGAGCGGGGCTCGGCGCGGTGATCGTCACCGTGCTGTTTGCCCAGCAAACACCGCTTTTTTTGACAGGCGCCGCTTTCCTTGGCAGCATCCTGGCCGCTGTTCTCGTTTATGTATTGGCTTACCGAAACGGAATCGCCCCGGTAAGGCTGGCATTGGTCGGCATCGCTGTCAACGCTTTTTGCCATTCGGGGATTCAGCTGTTGATTTCAAGAGCCAGTCCGAATGTGAGCAGTGCATTAATATGGCTGAACGGCAGTTTATGGGGGAGAAGCTGGGATCATGTGCTGGATCTTTTCATTTGGTGCTGTCTTTTGATTCCGCCCGTTTGGCTGGCGGCAAAACCGCTTGATATTATGAAATCCGGGGACGGGGTAGCCGCAAGCCTCGGCATTTCCCTTGAAAGAACAAGGGGGCTTTTGCTCGCCGCAGCCGTCACGCTGACAGCGGCGGCTGTGACGGCCGTGGGGACGATCGGTTTTATTGGCTTGATGGCACCGCATATCGGAAGAAAGCTGGCGGGCCATGAATCACGGATTTTGCTTCCTGCTTCCGGCTTGATCGGGGGGATCATCCTGCTTGCGGCCGATGCTGTCGGAAGGGGGCTGATCCCGCCGCTGGAAATTCCGGCGGGCTTGATCGCCGCAGTTGTCGGCGGGCCTTATTTTATCTATTTGCTGCGCCGTGAAGCAAAACGGGGCAGGAAGTAA
- a CDS encoding EamA family transporter, producing MFLALEYAIYRIWERVDDMKAKHFKGIMMVLAGATLWGLSGSAAQYLFEQGAVGAGALVSVRLLASGVILLLYVAVKNSSSHVFRIWKKKSSASSILIFSIFGMLAVQYTFFSSIEGGNAAAAAVLQYLAPFFVLIYIYIKKEASPKLKDVMLAFAALAGVFLLLTGGRPDSLYVPLPSVIWGVLSGAALAFYTVYAGALIQAFGALTVTGWGMLIGGLGISVVFPPFQFDPSAIGIGEGMAVLFVVLCGTALAFALYIGSLSYLSPKETSCLSCAEPLAAVLSSAVWLDVPFNAVQGAGTIMIIMTVIWLSLSREGKTKTDITDFESPF from the coding sequence ATGTTTCTTGCATTAGAATATGCAATATATCGCATATGGGAGAGAGTGGATGATATGAAAGCAAAGCATTTCAAAGGAATCATGATGGTCCTTGCCGGCGCGACATTGTGGGGATTGTCGGGCAGTGCGGCCCAGTATTTATTTGAGCAGGGAGCAGTAGGTGCCGGGGCTCTCGTTTCGGTGAGGCTTCTCGCATCAGGCGTGATTCTTTTATTATATGTTGCTGTGAAAAACTCAAGCTCGCATGTCTTTCGGATTTGGAAGAAAAAATCGTCGGCCTCCTCGATTCTCATCTTTTCAATCTTTGGGATGCTCGCCGTCCAATATACATTCTTTTCTTCGATAGAAGGGGGAAATGCGGCGGCCGCTGCCGTTCTTCAGTATTTAGCGCCTTTTTTTGTGCTGATTTACATCTATATCAAAAAAGAGGCTTCACCTAAGCTGAAAGATGTAATGCTCGCGTTTGCTGCGCTGGCGGGCGTGTTTTTGCTGTTGACCGGAGGCAGGCCCGACAGCCTGTATGTGCCGCTGCCATCGGTCATCTGGGGTGTGCTGTCAGGCGCAGCGCTTGCCTTTTATACGGTTTATGCCGGAGCTTTAATTCAAGCGTTCGGTGCACTGACAGTCACGGGGTGGGGGATGCTGATCGGAGGTCTCGGCATTTCCGTCGTGTTCCCCCCGTTTCAGTTTGATCCGTCTGCAATCGGCATCGGGGAGGGGATGGCTGTTTTGTTTGTCGTTTTATGCGGCACTGCCCTTGCATTTGCCCTCTATATTGGCAGCCTTTCTTATCTATCGCCGAAGGAAACGAGCTGCCTGAGCTGTGCCGAACCGCTTGCGGCTGTTCTGTCATCAGCGGTTTGGCTGGATGTTCCGTTCAATGCGGTTCAAGGAGCGGGCACGATCATGATCATCATGACGGTCATCTGGCTTTCTTTAAGCAGAGAAGGCAAAACAAAAACGGACATCACAGATTTCGAATCTCCTTTTTAA
- a CDS encoding AzlD domain-containing protein, which translates to MSSHHIIWMILGMALVTYVPRMIPLVALENLKLPGFLERVLKNVPYAVLGALIFPGVFFVQSGMLYGLAGALIAFLFAYLGASVIIVVTGTILTLAGTGLFLSL; encoded by the coding sequence ATGTCTAGTCATCACATCATCTGGATGATTCTCGGGATGGCTCTTGTTACATATGTGCCGCGGATGATCCCTTTAGTCGCACTTGAAAATCTGAAGCTTCCCGGATTTTTAGAGCGCGTCCTCAAGAACGTGCCGTATGCGGTGCTCGGCGCATTGATTTTTCCGGGCGTTTTTTTTGTCCAAAGCGGCATGCTTTACGGACTTGCCGGCGCTCTCATCGCTTTTTTATTCGCCTATTTGGGAGCGAGCGTCATCATTGTCGTCACAGGTACGATTTTGACGCTTGCCGGAACGGGATTGTTCCTCTCATTGTAA
- a CDS encoding histidine phosphatase family protein, with protein sequence MTAICLIRHGETDWNAFGKLQGRTDIPLNETGKRQAKETGEFLKDTDWDVIITSPLKRARETADIINQYLGLDIVEMEDFIERNYGDAEGMPFEERMRLYPDKNYPNQESKEALAERLMAGVQKVNEQYPDQKVLIVAHGAAIHTLLSKISNGDINLENTKLVNACLSNISFQDNKWHVNDYNLRDHLSV encoded by the coding sequence ATGACTGCGATTTGTTTAATCCGGCACGGAGAAACCGACTGGAATGCTTTTGGAAAACTGCAGGGACGAACAGATATCCCTTTAAATGAAACCGGAAAAAGACAGGCGAAAGAAACCGGAGAATTTTTAAAAGATACAGACTGGGACGTCATCATTACAAGTCCTTTAAAAAGAGCTCGGGAAACAGCGGACATCATCAATCAATATTTAGGGCTTGATATTGTGGAAATGGAGGATTTCATCGAAAGAAATTACGGAGATGCCGAGGGAATGCCATTTGAAGAAAGAATGAGGCTCTATCCTGATAAAAACTATCCGAATCAAGAATCGAAAGAAGCATTGGCTGAACGCCTGATGGCCGGTGTTCAAAAGGTCAATGAACAATATCCCGATCAAAAGGTGCTCATCGTCGCGCACGGAGCAGCGATCCATACGCTGTTGTCCAAGATTTCAAACGGAGACATCAATCTTGAAAACACGAAGCTTGTCAACGCCTGTCTGAGCAATATCAGCTTTCAGGACAACAAATGGCATGTCAACGACTATAATCTGCGCGATCATTTGTCAGTATGA
- a CDS encoding AMP-binding protein has product MPITETYQRHAQQHPEKTAIQTGTESIQYKDWHRLVCRTAAWLNSQKRTNKRIAFMLPNGLPFLQLFAGAAAAGWTAVPFDPRWSRAECIERLLLCKPDLFITERPFPEYEDALALEECLADIRKRPVADEPDIDDEEPFYIGFTSGSTGAPKAFIRSQRSWIESFRISSRDFQLSAEDRAVIPGPLFFSHFLYGAMNTLFLGGTVDLLHKFSTHRLEKTIDSLPVTALYTVPTMTEAMLSENRRIERPLKIISSGANWSQHAKNAFQKAYPNLLLYDFYGTSELSFVSVSAPRDFQVKPASVGRPFQNVDVSIRRNSGDIADTGEVGKIYVKSPMVFSGYLQEQAGFPRPDESGWMTVGDMGWMDDDGYLYISGRENSMIVYGGINIFPEEIEAVLTSHPEVEEAAVVGIADDYWGEKAAAVIKGGASVKELKALCRRRLAPYKIPRSWHVVEELPHTAGGKIARSLVRKQLKELIK; this is encoded by the coding sequence ATGCCGATCACCGAAACCTATCAACGCCACGCACAGCAGCACCCTGAAAAAACGGCCATCCAGACCGGAACGGAATCAATCCAATACAAAGACTGGCATCGGCTCGTCTGCCGGACGGCCGCCTGGCTGAACAGCCAAAAACGGACAAATAAAAGGATCGCGTTCATGCTGCCGAACGGCCTTCCTTTTTTGCAGCTGTTCGCCGGGGCTGCAGCAGCCGGCTGGACGGCCGTTCCCTTTGATCCGAGGTGGAGCCGCGCCGAGTGCATCGAAAGGCTGTTACTTTGCAAGCCCGACCTTTTCATCACAGAGCGGCCCTTTCCTGAATATGAAGATGCTCTTGCTTTGGAAGAATGCCTCGCGGACATCAGGAAGAGACCGGTTGCTGATGAACCAGACATCGATGATGAAGAACCCTTTTACATCGGGTTCACATCAGGTTCAACAGGCGCGCCGAAAGCATTCATCAGATCTCAACGTTCCTGGATTGAGAGCTTCCGCATCAGCAGCAGAGACTTTCAATTATCCGCTGAAGACAGGGCTGTCATTCCAGGTCCGCTCTTTTTTTCTCACTTTTTATATGGCGCAATGAACACATTATTTCTTGGGGGAACAGTCGACCTTTTGCACAAATTTTCAACGCACCGGCTCGAAAAAACGATCGACAGCCTGCCTGTCACAGCGTTATATACAGTGCCGACAATGACGGAAGCGATGTTGTCGGAAAACAGGCGGATCGAAAGACCCCTTAAAATTATTTCTTCCGGCGCCAATTGGAGCCAACACGCCAAAAACGCGTTCCAAAAAGCCTATCCTAATCTTTTGTTATATGATTTCTACGGGACATCAGAATTAAGCTTCGTCTCCGTTTCCGCTCCCCGCGATTTTCAGGTGAAGCCCGCTTCAGTCGGACGCCCCTTTCAAAACGTTGACGTCTCCATCCGCCGGAACTCAGGGGATATTGCCGATACCGGCGAGGTCGGCAAAATCTATGTGAAAAGCCCGATGGTGTTTTCAGGCTATTTGCAGGAACAAGCCGGCTTCCCCCGCCCTGACGAAAGCGGGTGGATGACGGTCGGTGACATGGGCTGGATGGATGATGACGGATACTTGTACATCTCCGGAAGAGAGAACAGCATGATCGTCTACGGAGGCATTAATATTTTCCCTGAAGAGATCGAAGCTGTCCTCACCTCGCATCCTGAGGTCGAAGAAGCGGCGGTCGTCGGTATCGCCGATGATTATTGGGGAGAAAAAGCGGCAGCCGTCATTAAGGGCGGAGCCTCCGTCAAAGAGCTGAAAGCGTTATGCAGACGCAGGCTCGCCCCCTACAAAATCCCGAGAAGCTGGCATGTTGTCGAAGAGCTTCCGCATACTGCCGGAGGAAAAATCGCCCGCAGCCTCGTGAGAAAACAGCTGAAGGAGCTGATCAAATGA
- a CDS encoding M48 family metallopeptidase — protein sequence MGKWIAGAGLLYVLYGLFFYWYLFMTGESSVPEALKGTSADPATFMNQRELILSEEYSKIKDFLFFFRIPFEWFLFFILLTAGLSKKMKDWAEQTSRRRFIQIAAYVFCLFLIVALASLPLDWISYQYSLDYGISTQTTASWIKDQVIDFWISFPLTLGAVLVFFWLIKKHEKRWWFYAWCLTVPVTLFLFFLQPVVIDPLYNDFYPLKNKELEHHILKLADQADIPANHVYEVNMSEKTNALNAYVTGIGANKRIVLWDTTLNKLDEPEILFIMAHEMGHYVMKHVYIGLGGYLLLSLAGLFVIDKIYKWIIRRHGRRFNIKSKADLAALPLLLLLIGVVSFASSPFTNAVSRHQEKAADQYAIELTKNKKAAVSTFQELSKAGLSEANPPFLVKIFKYGHPTIMERIQNVEQGSK from the coding sequence ATGGGGAAATGGATCGCAGGCGCCGGTCTCTTATATGTACTGTACGGCCTTTTTTTCTACTGGTACCTCTTTATGACCGGCGAGTCTTCCGTTCCCGAGGCGCTGAAAGGGACAAGTGCCGATCCGGCGACATTTATGAATCAACGGGAGCTTATCCTGTCGGAAGAGTATTCGAAAATCAAAGATTTTCTGTTTTTTTTCCGGATTCCGTTTGAATGGTTTTTGTTTTTTATTCTTTTGACAGCCGGCTTATCCAAGAAAATGAAGGATTGGGCGGAGCAGACGTCAAGGCGCAGGTTTATTCAGATTGCGGCTTATGTTTTTTGCCTGTTTCTGATCGTTGCGCTCGCTTCTTTGCCGCTTGACTGGATCAGCTACCAATACTCGCTTGACTACGGCATTTCAACCCAGACGACTGCGAGCTGGATCAAGGATCAGGTGATCGATTTTTGGATCAGCTTTCCTTTGACGCTCGGAGCGGTGCTGGTGTTTTTCTGGCTGATCAAAAAGCATGAAAAACGGTGGTGGTTTTATGCATGGTGTTTGACTGTCCCGGTTACACTGTTTTTGTTTTTTCTTCAGCCTGTTGTGATCGATCCTTTATATAACGACTTTTACCCGCTGAAAAATAAAGAGCTGGAACACCACATTTTGAAGCTTGCCGATCAGGCCGACATACCCGCGAACCACGTGTATGAAGTCAACATGTCTGAAAAAACGAATGCGTTAAACGCCTATGTGACAGGGATCGGTGCTAATAAAAGGATCGTTTTATGGGATACGACGCTGAACAAGCTTGACGAGCCTGAAATTTTATTCATCATGGCGCATGAAATGGGGCACTATGTCATGAAGCATGTCTACATCGGCCTCGGCGGTTATTTGCTTTTGTCCCTCGCCGGCTTGTTTGTGATCGACAAAATATATAAATGGATCATCCGCCGCCATGGAAGAAGGTTCAACATCAAAAGCAAAGCGGATCTTGCAGCGCTCCCGCTTTTGCTGCTCTTGATCGGCGTCGTTTCATTCGCTTCTTCCCCTTTTACAAATGCGGTATCAAGACATCAGGAAAAAGCCGCCGACCAGTATGCGATTGAATTGACGAAAAACAAAAAGGCTGCTGTTTCCACTTTCCAAGAGCTGTCAAAGGCGGGATTGAGTGAAGCGAATCCGCCGTTTCTCGTCAAAATTTTTAAATACGGTCACCCGACCATCATGGAGCGGATTCAAAACGTTGAACAGGGCTCCAAATAA
- a CDS encoding S8 family peptidase produces MRKRSLWLSVLTALLLIFSMAFSGSASAAQPAKNVEKDYIVGFKSRAKTAAVKKDIIKESGGKVDKQFKIINAAKASLDQKALKKVKNDPSVAYVEEDHVAHALAQTVPYGIPLIKADKVQAQGFKGANVKVGVIDTGIQSSHSDLNVSGGASFVSGDSNPFIDGNGHGTHVAGTVAALDNSIGVLGVAPNVSLYAIKVLNSSGSGTYSAIVSGIEWATSNGMDVINMSLGGSSGSTALKQAVDNAYARGVVVVAAAGNSGSSGSSNTIGYPAKYDSVIAVGAVDSNSNRASYSSVGSELEVMAPGSGVYSTYPSNTYATLNGTSMASPHVAGAAALILSKYPTLSASQVRNRLSSTATYLGSSFYYGNGLINVEAAAQ; encoded by the coding sequence ATGAGAAAAAGAAGTCTATGGCTTAGTGTGCTGACGGCCCTTCTGCTCATTTTTTCAATGGCTTTCAGCGGGTCGGCTTCTGCTGCCCAGCCGGCGAAAAATGTAGAAAAGGACTATATTGTCGGATTTAAGTCAAGAGCAAAAACAGCAGCCGTCAAAAAAGATATCATCAAAGAAAGCGGCGGAAAAGTGGACAAGCAGTTTAAAATCATCAACGCCGCAAAAGCATCGCTTGATCAAAAAGCGCTGAAGAAAGTGAAAAACGACCCGAGCGTCGCTTATGTCGAAGAGGACCATGTCGCACATGCACTGGCACAAACCGTCCCTTACGGCATTCCGCTCATCAAAGCTGATAAAGTGCAGGCTCAAGGCTTTAAGGGAGCCAATGTCAAAGTCGGTGTCATTGATACCGGAATCCAATCCTCTCATTCAGATTTAAATGTTTCCGGCGGAGCGAGCTTTGTATCCGGTGATTCCAATCCTTTTATTGACGGAAATGGACACGGTACACATGTTGCCGGTACAGTAGCAGCGCTCGATAATTCAATCGGCGTTTTAGGCGTGGCACCAAATGTGTCCCTCTACGCCATTAAAGTGTTGAATTCAAGCGGAAGCGGAACTTACAGCGCGATCGTAAGCGGAATCGAGTGGGCGACGTCAAATGGAATGGATGTCATCAACATGAGCCTTGGCGGATCATCGGGTTCAACCGCCTTGAAACAGGCTGTTGACAATGCGTATGCAAGAGGAGTTGTCGTTGTGGCAGCAGCGGGAAACAGCGGATCATCAGGAAGCAGCAATACAATCGGCTATCCTGCCAAATATGATTCGGTTATCGCTGTCGGTGCAGTGGACTCTAACAGCAACAGAGCTTCTTACTCAAGCGTCGGCTCAGAGCTTGAAGTCATGGCTCCAGGCTCAGGCGTGTACAGCACATATCCTTCCAACACTTATGCGACATTGAACGGCACTTCAATGGCGTCACCTCATGTTGCAGGAGCAGCAGCTTTGATCTTGTCAAAATACCCAACGCTTTCAGCTTCACAAGTCCGCAACCGTCTCTCCAGTACGGCGACTTATTTGGGAAGCTCCTTCTACTACGGCAATGGGCTGATCAATGTCGAAGCTGCCGCCCAATAA
- a CDS encoding AzlC family ABC transporter permease, with protein MGTKRSLTFMDGLRSGVSLAVGYIPVALTFGLLAKTTGLSIFETFLMSALVFGGASQYMSLSMLAVQTGIIEIIMTTFIVNIRHFLFSASLNQLVEKDSSWKKAFYAFFAVTDESFTVAALRNERLTTSYMMGLGSIGYVSWVVWSAAGHALGAAMPAVLQESMSIALYAMFIGLLVPALKKQRKVLFLAGSAGVLNTAIQLNGLLSSGWSIVCATLLSAVLIEWLDQMRTEGKRKYV; from the coding sequence ATGGGAACAAAGCGTTCACTCACATTTATGGACGGACTGCGATCAGGGGTTTCGCTTGCAGTCGGCTACATTCCGGTTGCCCTGACATTCGGGCTTTTGGCAAAAACAACGGGCTTGTCGATTTTCGAGACGTTTTTAATGAGCGCGCTTGTTTTCGGCGGGGCGTCCCAGTACATGTCACTGAGCATGCTCGCCGTTCAAACCGGAATCATTGAAATTATCATGACGACTTTTATTGTCAACATTAGGCACTTTTTATTCTCCGCTTCTTTAAACCAGCTCGTGGAAAAGGATTCATCCTGGAAAAAAGCGTTCTACGCCTTTTTTGCGGTGACGGACGAATCGTTTACGGTCGCTGCTTTAAGAAATGAAAGACTGACGACGTCATACATGATGGGGCTTGGTTCGATCGGCTATGTAAGCTGGGTTGTTTGGAGTGCCGCCGGCCATGCACTTGGCGCGGCCATGCCGGCAGTATTGCAGGAGAGCATGAGCATTGCCCTTTATGCGATGTTCATCGGGCTTCTTGTGCCCGCATTAAAAAAACAGAGAAAAGTGCTTTTTTTGGCCGGTTCGGCAGGGGTGCTCAACACCGCTATCCAGTTGAACGGCTTATTGTCCTCGGGCTGGTCGATTGTATGTGCTACGCTTTTATCGGCCGTTCTGATTGAATGGCTTGATCAAATGAGAACAGAGGGGAAGAGAAAATATGTCTAG
- a CDS encoding ABC transporter substrate-binding protein, whose protein sequence is MKLKSFVILCLLISVLAACSGAGESGKTSAQDTVTVKHDLGETKVPKHPKKIVVLELGFIDALVDVGIKPVGVADDGKPKFINEKVREEIKGYTSVGTRAQPSFEKIAALKPDLIIADSSRHSGVYDKLSKIAPTIALKNLNADYEDTLDVSKTIAKAVGKEDEMEKKLTEHQEKLDQLQKKFAGQKQSILLIGNTNEAVTVRDENFFTSQLLAKIGYTYGVGDSQKSDADNGESVNIKMTLEQLLEKDPDVMILMTGEKDQVDQDGKRPIEKDPLWKKLNAVKTGNVYEVDRFAWSLRRSIDGANAVIDEIDQHILPAVQKKS, encoded by the coding sequence ATGAAGCTTAAATCTTTTGTCATTCTATGTCTGCTTATTTCAGTCTTAGCGGCATGCTCGGGGGCAGGCGAAAGCGGAAAAACGTCCGCACAGGATACTGTGACAGTCAAACATGACCTTGGCGAAACAAAGGTGCCGAAGCATCCGAAAAAGATCGTTGTCCTTGAGCTTGGCTTCATCGATGCGCTCGTTGACGTCGGAATCAAGCCTGTCGGTGTCGCAGATGACGGAAAACCGAAATTTATCAATGAAAAAGTCAGGGAAGAAATCAAAGGCTACACATCGGTAGGGACACGCGCCCAGCCAAGTTTTGAAAAAATTGCCGCGTTAAAGCCCGATTTAATCATTGCCGATTCAAGCAGACACAGCGGTGTTTACGATAAACTGTCAAAAATCGCGCCGACGATCGCTTTGAAAAATTTAAACGCTGATTACGAGGATACACTTGACGTCTCCAAGACGATCGCAAAAGCGGTCGGCAAAGAAGACGAAATGGAGAAAAAACTGACCGAACATCAAGAAAAACTAGATCAGCTGCAAAAGAAATTTGCTGGTCAAAAGCAAAGCATCCTCTTAATCGGGAATACAAATGAGGCTGTCACCGTCCGTGACGAAAACTTCTTCACCTCTCAGCTTTTAGCAAAAATCGGCTACACATACGGTGTGGGAGACAGCCAAAAAAGCGATGCTGACAACGGTGAGTCCGTCAATATTAAAATGACGCTTGAACAGCTTCTGGAAAAAGATCCTGATGTCATGATCCTGATGACAGGAGAAAAGGATCAAGTCGATCAAGATGGAAAAAGGCCGATTGAAAAAGATCCGCTCTGGAAAAAGCTCAATGCCGTCAAAACCGGCAATGTGTATGAGGTTGACAGATTCGCATGGTCGCTTCGCCGCAGCATAGACGGGGCGAATGCCGTGATTGACGAAATTGATCAACATATTCTTCCGGCTGTTCAAAAGAAATCCTGA
- a CDS encoding acetyl-CoA C-acyltransferase, protein MRAVITAAKRTVIARQNGSLKTAEPHELAAALIQYLEKPLNGHLNEVILGNVVGPGGNIARLAALSAGLPASVTGMTIDRQCSAGLEAIRTACCFVQAGAGSCYIAGGTESASLSPFPQRARFSPDEWGDPDMGEAAEMTAQAYYITRQMQDDYTLLSYQRSIRAFENGYYEDEILPFQDLTADESMLSKRQIEKIVQRAQPAFKKQGTVTAANSCGIHDGASAVVVMDEQKAKALGLKPVLRFVDSEVSGVNPNFPQISPVPAIQKLLRRRGLSVQDIDLFEINEAFAVKIAACAQELGIGYHKLNVRGGALALGHPYGASGAILVTRLFHETKRRPDLKYVIAAIGSGGGIGTAVLFETVSGHHA, encoded by the coding sequence ATGAGAGCGGTCATCACAGCCGCCAAACGAACGGTCATCGCAAGACAAAACGGCTCTTTGAAAACAGCAGAGCCGCACGAATTGGCCGCCGCCCTCATTCAATATTTAGAGAAACCGCTGAACGGCCATTTAAATGAAGTCATTCTCGGAAATGTCGTCGGACCCGGAGGCAATATTGCCCGTTTAGCGGCGCTTTCCGCCGGGCTTCCCGCTTCTGTAACCGGAATGACGATCGACCGCCAATGCAGCGCAGGTCTTGAAGCGATCCGCACCGCCTGCTGTTTCGTCCAGGCCGGGGCAGGAAGCTGCTACATCGCCGGAGGAACGGAAAGTGCGAGCCTCTCCCCTTTTCCGCAAAGAGCGCGCTTTTCTCCAGATGAATGGGGGGATCCGGATATGGGCGAAGCGGCAGAAATGACGGCGCAAGCTTATTACATCACCCGCCAAATGCAGGACGATTATACACTGTTAAGCTATCAAAGAAGCATAAGGGCGTTTGAAAACGGTTATTATGAAGATGAAATCCTGCCGTTTCAAGACTTGACGGCTGATGAAAGTATGCTCAGCAAGCGGCAGATCGAAAAAATCGTCCAAAGGGCTCAGCCGGCTTTTAAAAAGCAAGGCACCGTGACAGCCGCCAACAGCTGCGGAATTCACGACGGCGCAAGCGCCGTCGTCGTCATGGACGAACAAAAAGCAAAAGCGCTCGGCTTAAAGCCCGTTCTGCGATTCGTCGACAGTGAAGTCAGCGGCGTCAATCCAAATTTCCCGCAAATCTCGCCCGTGCCCGCGATTCAAAAACTGTTACGGAGAAGAGGTCTGTCCGTTCAAGATATCGATCTGTTTGAAATCAATGAAGCATTCGCCGTCAAAATCGCGGCGTGCGCCCAAGAACTTGGAATCGGCTATCATAAACTGAATGTCAGGGGAGGCGCCTTGGCGCTCGGTCATCCCTACGGCGCTTCTGGGGCCATTTTGGTGACCCGTTTATTTCATGAGACGAAGAGAAGACCTGATCTGAAGTATGTCATCGCAGCGATCGGCAGCGGGGGCGGCATCGGAACAGCCGTGTTGTTCGAAACCGTATCCGGTCATCATGCGTGA
- a CDS encoding iron ABC transporter permease gives MMKVNRFVPLLFFILLLASFTLSISIGSTNIALSDIWAAIFSGDSSKLHAVIQTIRIPRALEGALIGANLGAAGALMQAVTRNPLASPGIFGISAGASAAVVFLTVMLPAAAAPQMTMGAAFTGGAFAAMIVYVTASVFSEHDKDISFALIGVVIQAILASLTQMMLIFNEESTETILFWLSGSLAGSSWEKLHLLLPVSIIGLLIAAALGRAASVLSLGDDISQGLGQKVWVVRVLIAVTVVALAGASVAAAGPIGFIGLMVPHMIRYVAGADYRAVIPYSAVLGAILLQLADIASRFVYYPYQTPVGVVTALIGTPFFIYLARRSKKGTAS, from the coding sequence TTGATGAAGGTGAATCGGTTCGTTCCGCTCTTATTTTTCATTCTTTTGCTTGCGAGCTTTACGCTTTCGATTTCGATCGGTTCAACAAATATCGCGCTTTCCGATATTTGGGCGGCCATTTTTTCAGGTGACAGTTCGAAGCTGCACGCAGTCATTCAGACGATTCGCATACCGCGCGCTCTGGAAGGGGCATTGATCGGAGCGAATCTGGGCGCAGCCGGTGCGCTCATGCAGGCGGTGACAAGAAATCCGCTGGCATCGCCGGGGATTTTCGGCATAAGTGCGGGCGCTTCCGCGGCTGTTGTCTTTCTGACGGTGATGCTGCCGGCAGCCGCGGCTCCTCAAATGACGATGGGCGCCGCATTTACGGGGGGCGCTTTTGCCGCCATGATCGTTTATGTGACCGCATCGGTTTTCAGCGAGCATGACAAGGATATCAGTTTTGCTTTAATCGGCGTTGTCATTCAGGCGATCCTTGCTTCACTGACACAGATGATGCTGATTTTCAATGAAGAATCGACGGAAACCATCTTATTTTGGCTTTCCGGCTCTCTGGCCGGAAGTTCGTGGGAAAAGCTGCATTTGTTGCTTCCGGTCAGCATCATCGGTTTATTGATTGCGGCGGCCCTGGGAAGAGCGGCTTCCGTTCTCAGTCTCGGTGACGACATTTCCCAAGGCTTGGGACAAAAAGTCTGGGTGGTCCGGGTGCTCATTGCCGTCACCGTTGTCGCGTTAGCCGGTGCTTCTGTAGCAGCAGCCGGTCCGATCGGTTTCATCGGTTTGATGGTTCCTCATATGATCCGGTATGTCGCGGGCGCCGACTACCGCGCTGTGATTCCGTATTCAGCCGTGCTAGGAGCCATCCTGCTTCAGCTGGCTGATATCGCGTCACGCTTTGTTTATTATCCGTACCAAACACCGGTCGGCGTTGTCACGGCATTGATCGGAACGCCCTTTTTCATCTATTTGGCGCGAAGAAGCAAAAAGGGGACGGCTTCATGA